The Candidatus Baltobacteraceae bacterium genome has a window encoding:
- a CDS encoding TadE/TadG family type IV pilus assembly protein, which produces MKMRREAQRGGALVEFAMIAPFMVIIFMSAIEFGYVMYLKHTVDYAARIGSRWAAVRGNVCSDSSVCPATAAEIQTYVRSVVPGLASPAAVTPTWTAPPSSYKLQPTGTCGSGTDETPGCVVNITVTKPIRFVIPFITTKSITLTSSSQAVIQN; this is translated from the coding sequence ATGAAAATGCGTCGGGAAGCGCAGCGTGGCGGAGCGCTCGTCGAATTCGCCATGATCGCACCGTTCATGGTGATTATCTTCATGTCGGCCATCGAGTTCGGTTACGTCATGTACTTGAAGCACACCGTCGATTATGCGGCGCGCATTGGCTCTCGCTGGGCTGCGGTTCGTGGAAACGTGTGCTCGGATAGCAGCGTCTGCCCGGCGACGGCCGCAGAGATTCAGACGTACGTGCGATCGGTAGTTCCCGGCCTCGCTTCGCCCGCCGCCGTCACCCCGACGTGGACCGCTCCGCCATCGAGCTATAAGTTACAGCCAACGGGAACGTGCGGGTCAGGCACGGACGAAACTCCGGGATGCGTCGTGAACATAACCGTGACAAAACCCATTAGGTTCGTGATTCCATTCATAACGACGAAGAGCATCACGCTTACGAGTTCGTCGCAAGCCGTCATCCAAAACTAG
- a CDS encoding TadE/TadG family type IV pilus assembly protein: MNASRQAGNAIVEFALVLPFLLLITLGIIALGRYTYFGIVVANAARAGALYGAQPGGGAAEDSAGMILAAENDMSNNGVGSVASSPAPTATKYCMYWVATTPNPSPNPTANPTCAQTSYPNIAVQYVTVTLTGKASSGLPRVPFLPSTITVTRTAVQRVQQ, translated from the coding sequence ATGAACGCGTCGCGTCAGGCGGGAAATGCAATTGTCGAGTTTGCGTTGGTGCTGCCGTTCCTACTCCTCATCACGCTCGGCATTATCGCTTTAGGACGCTACACGTACTTCGGAATCGTCGTGGCTAACGCGGCCCGCGCCGGCGCGCTTTATGGCGCGCAGCCAGGCGGGGGCGCCGCGGAGGATAGCGCGGGTATGATCTTGGCTGCCGAGAACGATATGTCAAATAACGGCGTTGGCTCGGTGGCGTCGAGCCCAGCGCCGACCGCCACGAAATACTGCATGTACTGGGTAGCGACGACCCCCAATCCGTCGCCGAATCCGACGGCAAATCCAACCTGCGCGCAAACCAGCTACCCAAACATCGCGGTCCAATACGTCACCGTGACCCTGACCGGCAAAGCGAGCTCAGGTCTTCCGCGGGTACCGTTCCTGCCGTCAACCATTACGGTTACGAGGACGGCAGTGCAGCGGGTGCAGCAATGA
- a CDS encoding pilus assembly protein TadG-related protein, whose translation MRPNSQRGQVYPLFGLLLVSFIGLSALAVDLGYFRTQERVQQTATDSAAIAAAQAAVFPSPNAENAGLADATSNGYTSSNSTLAIDTGYSDAYTTDSDGAVKVTITRSYPTFFSGFFSGRNKRAIQTTAVAKLAQVGNECLTGNSSTGTLKLDGQKMTAGSGCAIVANGTLTCNGGSYSAIKDITVNSAKNSNLSCKDGPAVSYTGIVPDPCPFVPGCLAYEEASNTDLGLSCVPNTTTCTTPSCSAPKTVPTSGTVAPGCYNAPNFSKAVVFSGDYVFVNGVTFGANVTTGSSGASFYIASGAMKPSNGSLGSTTSAFSAPSTGTYAGVLFYQPPANTNKVTISSDVYAVGMWYFPTAAYTENGKHTHDYTGDLVFSSVTFNGSNTDNFNPGTTGTAFSAERATLVE comes from the coding sequence ATGAGGCCCAACTCTCAGCGCGGACAGGTCTATCCGCTTTTCGGTCTATTACTGGTGTCGTTCATCGGGCTTTCGGCACTGGCCGTCGACCTCGGCTATTTCCGTACTCAAGAGCGGGTCCAGCAGACGGCTACGGACAGCGCAGCCATTGCCGCCGCCCAGGCCGCGGTGTTTCCGTCGCCCAACGCCGAGAACGCCGGTCTTGCCGATGCCACGAGTAACGGTTACACCTCGTCGAACTCTACGCTCGCTATCGACACGGGGTACAGCGACGCCTACACGACCGACAGTGACGGTGCGGTGAAAGTAACCATTACCAGGAGCTATCCCACGTTCTTCAGCGGATTTTTTAGCGGTAGGAATAAACGCGCAATCCAAACGACCGCCGTGGCGAAACTAGCCCAAGTCGGAAATGAGTGCCTGACGGGCAATAGCAGCACCGGAACCTTGAAGCTTGATGGTCAGAAAATGACCGCGGGATCCGGCTGCGCGATCGTCGCGAACGGAACCTTGACCTGCAACGGCGGCAGTTACAGCGCTATTAAGGACATCACCGTCAACTCCGCCAAAAACAGCAACCTAAGCTGTAAGGACGGCCCGGCCGTCTCTTACACCGGCATCGTTCCCGACCCGTGCCCGTTCGTTCCGGGATGCCTTGCGTACGAGGAGGCGAGCAACACCGACCTCGGACTTAGCTGCGTTCCCAACACTACGACCTGCACGACACCTTCCTGCAGCGCTCCGAAGACCGTCCCCACAAGCGGTACGGTAGCGCCCGGGTGTTACAATGCACCGAACTTTAGCAAGGCCGTGGTTTTTTCCGGAGACTACGTCTTCGTTAACGGGGTCACGTTCGGCGCTAACGTGACAACGGGTTCAAGCGGGGCGTCGTTTTACATCGCCAGCGGCGCGATGAAGCCGTCGAACGGCTCGCTCGGATCGACAACGTCCGCGTTCTCGGCACCGTCTACCGGAACGTATGCGGGCGTTCTCTTCTACCAGCCGCCCGCCAACACGAACAAAGTAACTATAAGTTCGGACGTTTACGCCGTGGGGATGTGGTATTTTCCAACCGCAGCGTATACCGAAAACGGGAAACACACGCACGACTATACCGGGGACCTCGTCTTTTCTAGCGTGACGTTCAACGGCAGCAACACCGACAATTTCAATCCCGGCACGACCGGAACTGCGTTTTCCGCCGAACGGGCGACCCTCGTCGAATGA
- a CDS encoding pilus assembly protein N-terminal domain-containing protein produces MTTACARLLAAFLFLIGVCFIASTRANADADVIVLETGASTIIDAPGLTRVATGDATIAGVAPIGTSQIVINGKAPGRTTVYVWSSYGGAEKYEVYVSAQQTNDLARMVKAALNNQVQGAQVVSFRNAVIVRGTVKDQSYSDYVDAVLKRFTVIANKLNQTLVNATYVPHPLGAVEEELAHIPGASNIHLDYDQSQGSAGNIIVSGEVRDRQQAEMVMEKARGLAGRFLGSSAKVVDRLQVDLVSQVDIKVYILEVDNTGLSNLGMYLQSASFTPGSKNARYALSGTPSFPIVENEGGLGKPFTIGAFFRTFTLAPTFDLALQSGHSKVLSSPDLVTLPGEDAKFLVGGQIPYTYSSGLGSVSVQFQQYGVQLEVTPTILGNGKIECKIAPTVSDLDFANAVSLNGTTVPALKVSQLSTDVVTSEGEGIVMGGLLRHVTQKEIFKVPGLSAIPILGQLFQSVHYTNNETNVVFVMLPTVINQ; encoded by the coding sequence ATGACGACGGCTTGTGCGCGGCTTCTCGCAGCGTTCCTTTTTCTCATAGGAGTCTGCTTTATCGCGTCAACGCGGGCAAACGCGGACGCCGACGTAATCGTGCTGGAAACCGGCGCGTCGACGATCATCGACGCACCCGGCCTGACGCGCGTTGCCACCGGCGATGCGACGATCGCCGGCGTCGCACCCATCGGAACCAGCCAAATCGTCATCAACGGAAAAGCCCCGGGACGCACCACCGTGTACGTGTGGTCGTCGTACGGCGGCGCCGAGAAATACGAAGTTTACGTTTCCGCGCAGCAGACCAACGATCTCGCGCGGATGGTCAAAGCGGCGCTGAACAATCAGGTGCAGGGCGCGCAAGTCGTCAGCTTCCGCAACGCCGTCATCGTTCGCGGAACGGTCAAAGATCAATCGTATTCCGATTACGTCGACGCGGTTCTCAAGCGCTTTACGGTCATCGCCAATAAACTGAATCAGACGCTGGTCAACGCGACGTACGTGCCGCACCCGCTGGGCGCGGTCGAAGAAGAGCTCGCGCACATTCCGGGCGCTTCGAACATTCATCTCGACTACGATCAAAGCCAAGGCAGCGCCGGCAACATTATCGTCAGCGGTGAAGTCCGCGATCGCCAGCAAGCCGAGATGGTCATGGAGAAAGCGCGCGGCCTGGCCGGACGTTTTCTGGGCTCGAGCGCGAAGGTGGTCGATCGGTTGCAAGTCGATCTCGTGAGCCAAGTCGACATCAAAGTGTACATACTCGAAGTCGACAACACCGGCTTGTCGAACCTCGGCATGTATCTTCAGTCGGCGTCGTTTACGCCCGGCTCAAAGAACGCGCGCTACGCGCTGAGCGGCACGCCCTCGTTTCCGATCGTCGAGAACGAAGGCGGTCTCGGCAAACCGTTTACGATCGGCGCTTTCTTCCGGACGTTTACGCTGGCACCGACCTTCGATCTAGCCCTCCAGTCGGGACACTCCAAGGTTCTCTCGTCGCCCGATCTCGTGACGCTCCCCGGCGAAGACGCGAAGTTCTTAGTCGGCGGTCAGATTCCGTACACGTACTCGTCGGGACTCGGTTCGGTGAGCGTGCAGTTCCAGCAGTACGGCGTGCAGCTCGAAGTGACGCCGACGATCCTGGGCAACGGCAAGATCGAATGCAAGATCGCTCCAACCGTCTCGGACCTCGACTTCGCCAACGCGGTCTCGCTGAACGGCACCACGGTCCCGGCCCTGAAGGTCAGCCAGTTGTCGACCGACGTCGTGACCAGCGAAGGCGAAGGCATCGTTATGGGCGGCCTCTTGCGCCACGTGACCCAGAAGGAAATCTTCAAGGTGCCCGGCCTGAGCGCCATCCCGATTCTGGGGCAGCTCTTCCAGTCGGTCCACTACACCAACAACGAAACCAACGTGGTCTTCGTTATGCTACCGACGGTGATCAACCAGTAG
- a CDS encoding Flp family type IVb pilin, translated as MIQTLKAMLADEEGATLVEYALIIALIAVVALLAISKLGTNASTTLSSAAASI; from the coding sequence ATGATTCAGACCCTCAAGGCTATGCTCGCGGACGAAGAAGGCGCGACGCTGGTTGAATACGCGCTGATCATCGCCCTGATCGCCGTCGTGGCGCTCTTGGCCATCAGCAAGCTCGGTACGAATGCCAGCACGACGCTCAGCAGCGCCGCCGCCAGCATCTAA
- a CDS encoding prepilin peptidase: MACTVAAVSDLRTRRVPNAIPIALAAFGLAYNAFGGWRPALSAVVAGVVVLIVGTLPFSLKAIGGGDVKLLASCAIVFGLTQVLPLAVYTALVGGVLAIVMIALRRFAKLDDTVRVPYAVAIAGAVGWIALAETLLPKLKLV; encoded by the coding sequence ATTGCCTGTACGGTCGCGGCCGTCAGCGATCTGCGCACGCGAAGGGTCCCCAACGCGATCCCGATTGCCCTAGCGGCTTTTGGACTCGCGTATAACGCCTTCGGCGGATGGCGCCCAGCGCTCTCCGCCGTTGTCGCGGGGGTCGTGGTCCTGATCGTCGGCACGCTACCCTTCTCCCTCAAGGCGATCGGTGGCGGCGACGTCAAGCTTCTTGCATCGTGCGCGATCGTGTTTGGTCTAACCCAGGTGCTGCCGTTAGCTGTCTACACCGCTTTAGTGGGCGGTGTTCTTGCCATTGTGATGATCGCGTTGCGCAGGTTCGCCAAGCTAGACGATACGGTGCGAGTACCCTACGCCGTCGCGATAGCGGGCGCCGTTGGATGGATCGCTTTGGCCGAAACGCTTCTCCCAAAGTTGAAATTGGTTTAA
- the cpaB gene encoding Flp pilus assembly protein CpaB produces the protein MNRRNITIAVVGVLAIGIALVIYGILATPRKSSSPPRNVVIASMNIPANSRIVPAMVTTEQKPTDQVEPTALSDPADAVGMLASADIPQGAVLTPLRLSRPAPQPQGLQVPVGQRAITIAVDPVKGIAGLLIPGDHVDVLASPVRGGAIAPNAYAIVRDARILAVGRNTGTPEAAPSASPGAAPAPKPSPANNTWITLAVSPPQADTIMAADLDGVVRLALRSPHEPARSLSAETIVYETKRGPSGPPKPQGVVVVNGSSVTRVVP, from the coding sequence ATGAACAGGCGCAACATTACGATTGCCGTGGTCGGCGTTCTAGCGATCGGCATCGCCCTCGTTATCTATGGAATTCTGGCCACGCCGCGCAAGAGTTCGTCACCCCCGCGCAACGTGGTCATCGCCTCGATGAACATTCCGGCGAACTCGCGTATCGTACCGGCGATGGTCACCACCGAGCAGAAACCCACCGACCAGGTCGAGCCGACGGCATTGAGCGATCCGGCCGACGCGGTCGGAATGCTGGCCTCAGCCGATATTCCGCAAGGCGCCGTCCTGACGCCCCTGCGGCTATCCCGTCCGGCGCCGCAGCCGCAAGGCTTACAGGTCCCGGTTGGCCAGCGGGCCATTACCATTGCCGTCGATCCCGTGAAGGGCATTGCAGGATTGCTCATTCCGGGCGATCACGTCGACGTTCTAGCTTCACCGGTTCGCGGCGGCGCGATCGCGCCCAACGCGTACGCCATCGTCCGCGATGCCCGAATTCTTGCCGTCGGCCGGAACACCGGGACGCCCGAAGCCGCCCCGAGCGCGTCGCCGGGGGCTGCTCCCGCGCCGAAACCGTCGCCCGCCAATAATACCTGGATCACGCTAGCCGTGAGTCCGCCGCAAGCCGATACCATAATGGCGGCTGATCTCGACGGCGTCGTACGTCTGGCACTGCGCTCTCCCCACGAGCCGGCGCGTTCGTTGTCCGCCGAAACGATCGTATACGAAACGAAGAGAGGTCCCTCCGGACCGCCGAAGCCACAGGGAGTCGTGGTCGTCAACGGATCTTCAGTCACAAGGGTAGTTCCATAA
- a CDS encoding ATPase, T2SS/T4P/T4SS family: protein MPASVITIVGGKGGVGSTTIAFEIAQALAKRGRIALVDGDFGGRRTIALLLACVKELDEARDDANNLSFIALRDGMTAVELAQNIHAGFTLKPDKVETLVQNFAQTGTSAIVDAPQPFAAAIRPFIVRCQRFLLIVEPTLLGMAGGKAMIAEMLKFGISQTAIAPVIVQRDPHAELSRQDIERALGAKPVADLPPKSDRRYARAMEGLIEYCSSLMTYTAEENLDLGPSIRSPLGDRRLAKLRAPTQLGSGQQGRAGSGIDIEKIEKIKSATHEALTKHIDLMGSGDRSDPLKAEELQKEVQAVVNEMITDETVGSAEEVAQLRQEVIDEALGYGPLEDLLRDPDVTEVMANGSDHIYVERGGRLTLTDKHFTNDRQLRLVIERMIAPIGRRIDESTPMVDGRLPDGSRINAIIEPLALSGATLTIRRFGTDRLHVRQLIEKRSLTAQMVDFLRACVEARLNIVVSGGTGSGKTTLLNILSTFIPESDRIITIEDAAELKLEQDHVVRLEARPPNLEGRGEIRIRDLVRNALRMRPDRIIVGECRGGEALDMLQAMNTGHDGSLTTAHANTPRDCLSRIETMVMMAGFDLPSRAIREQVSNAIDLIVQVSRLRDGSRKIIAITEVVGMEAETITTQDVVTFDQRGLDKEGHVVGEFVYSGVQPNCVQKFEEYGISYDIRGLSEMTSAIKW from the coding sequence ATGCCAGCTTCAGTCATTACCATAGTCGGGGGTAAGGGCGGCGTCGGATCGACGACGATCGCGTTCGAAATCGCACAGGCGCTCGCTAAACGCGGGCGCATCGCGCTTGTGGATGGTGACTTCGGCGGCCGGCGCACGATCGCGCTGCTGCTCGCCTGCGTCAAAGAACTCGACGAAGCGCGCGACGATGCCAACAACCTCTCGTTCATCGCGTTACGTGACGGCATGACCGCCGTCGAGCTCGCGCAGAACATTCACGCCGGTTTTACGCTCAAGCCCGACAAAGTCGAAACGCTCGTTCAGAACTTCGCGCAAACCGGTACCAGCGCGATCGTCGACGCGCCGCAGCCGTTCGCGGCGGCGATTCGCCCGTTCATCGTGCGCTGCCAGCGATTCTTGCTGATCGTCGAACCGACGCTGCTCGGCATGGCCGGCGGAAAAGCGATGATTGCCGAAATGCTCAAGTTCGGCATCTCGCAAACCGCGATCGCGCCGGTGATCGTCCAGCGCGACCCGCACGCCGAACTTTCGCGTCAAGATATCGAACGCGCGCTGGGCGCAAAACCGGTGGCCGATCTTCCGCCCAAGAGCGACCGCCGCTACGCGCGTGCGATGGAAGGTCTCATCGAGTACTGCTCGTCGCTGATGACGTACACGGCCGAAGAGAATCTCGATCTCGGTCCGTCGATCCGTTCGCCGTTGGGCGACCGGCGTTTAGCGAAACTGCGCGCCCCGACTCAGCTCGGAAGCGGCCAGCAGGGGCGTGCCGGATCGGGCATCGACATCGAGAAGATCGAAAAGATTAAGTCGGCGACGCACGAGGCGCTCACCAAGCACATCGACTTGATGGGCAGCGGCGATCGCTCCGATCCGCTCAAAGCCGAAGAGCTGCAGAAAGAAGTGCAGGCGGTCGTCAACGAGATGATCACCGACGAGACCGTCGGATCGGCCGAAGAGGTCGCTCAGCTCCGTCAGGAAGTGATCGACGAAGCGCTGGGATACGGTCCGCTTGAGGATCTGCTGCGCGACCCGGACGTCACCGAAGTCATGGCCAACGGTTCCGACCACATCTACGTGGAGCGGGGCGGCCGGCTGACCTTGACCGACAAGCATTTCACTAACGATCGACAGCTGCGGCTGGTCATCGAGCGTATGATCGCACCAATCGGGCGCCGCATCGACGAATCGACGCCGATGGTCGACGGGCGGCTTCCCGACGGTTCGCGTATCAACGCGATCATCGAGCCGTTGGCGCTCAGCGGCGCCACGTTGACGATTCGGCGTTTCGGTACCGATCGGCTTCACGTCCGGCAGTTGATTGAGAAGCGCTCGCTCACCGCACAAATGGTCGACTTCCTGCGCGCGTGCGTCGAAGCGCGGCTCAATATCGTGGTAAGCGGCGGTACCGGTTCCGGCAAGACGACGCTGCTGAATATTCTGTCGACGTTCATTCCGGAATCCGACCGGATCATCACGATCGAAGACGCCGCCGAGCTCAAGCTCGAGCAAGACCACGTGGTTCGTTTGGAAGCACGTCCGCCGAACCTCGAAGGACGCGGCGAAATCCGTATCCGCGACCTCGTTCGCAACGCGCTGCGTATGCGCCCCGACCGTATCATCGTCGGTGAGTGCCGCGGCGGCGAAGCGCTCGACATGTTGCAAGCCATGAACACCGGCCACGACGGTTCCCTGACGACCGCGCACGCCAACACGCCGCGCGACTGTTTGTCGCGTATCGAAACGATGGTCATGATGGCCGGTTTCGACCTCCCGTCACGCGCCATTCGCGAGCAAGTCTCCAACGCGATCGACCTGATCGTTCAGGTGTCGCGTCTGCGCGACGGCAGCCGCAAGATCATCGCCATCACCGAAGTGGTCGGAATGGAAGCCGAGACGATCACGACGCAGGACGTCGTTACGTTCGACCAGCGCGGCCTCGATAAAGAAGGCCACGTCGTCGGCGAGTTCGTCTATAGCGGCGTTCAGCCCAACTGCGTGCAGAAGTTCGAGGAGTACGGCATCTCTTACGACATCCGAGGCCTCTCCGAAATGACCTCGGCGATTAAGTGGTGA
- a CDS encoding type II secretion system F family protein has translation MTTFAPYLIVVGIAGAIGYFGYRSWNDIIQAITPFTEPYQILLERGGIKMEAADLAFRILAIAIFAWGAGVLILRPNGWIALACLPLAFLLTFWGTGFWVRSRIGSRLKLFNDQLEIALRLMTSGLRAGLGLRQAMIVVVSEMPDPIRVEFNKVLNQTSIGISIYDALDTFNERMPSAEMLMLTRAIRIQSKTGGNLSKMLETLAETIKQRRRIDRKVAAMTSEARSSSYVMSGLPIGLLIFIAAFQPEMRGDLFGTWFGRAMVIAALSFIGLGQYVMNAMAKIDV, from the coding sequence GTGACGACGTTCGCGCCGTACCTGATCGTCGTCGGCATCGCCGGCGCCATTGGGTATTTCGGGTATCGCTCGTGGAACGATATCATTCAGGCGATCACGCCGTTTACCGAGCCGTACCAGATTCTGCTCGAGCGCGGCGGCATCAAGATGGAAGCGGCCGATTTGGCGTTCCGCATCTTGGCGATCGCGATCTTTGCGTGGGGCGCGGGCGTCCTCATCTTGCGGCCGAACGGTTGGATCGCGTTGGCCTGTTTGCCGCTGGCCTTCCTCCTCACGTTCTGGGGAACGGGCTTCTGGGTGCGTTCGCGTATCGGCAGCCGGCTCAAGCTGTTCAACGATCAGCTCGAAATCGCACTCCGCTTGATGACCAGCGGCCTTCGCGCCGGACTCGGTTTACGTCAGGCGATGATCGTCGTCGTCAGCGAAATGCCCGACCCGATTCGCGTGGAGTTCAACAAGGTATTGAACCAAACGTCGATCGGCATCAGCATCTACGACGCGCTCGACACCTTCAACGAGCGTATGCCGAGCGCGGAAATGCTCATGCTCACCCGAGCGATTCGTATTCAGTCGAAGACGGGCGGAAACTTGAGCAAAATGCTCGAGACTTTGGCCGAGACGATCAAGCAGCGCCGGCGCATCGACCGTAAGGTGGCTGCGATGACGTCCGAAGCGCGCTCGTCGAGCTATGTCATGAGCGGCTTGCCGATCGGGCTGCTGATCTTCATCGCGGCGTTCCAACCCGAGATGCGCGGCGATCTCTTCGGAACGTGGTTCGGCCGCGCGATGGTGATCGCGGCTTTGAGCTTCATCGGCTTGGGCCAATACGTGATGAACGCCATGGCGAAGATCGACGTATGA
- a CDS encoding type II secretion system F family protein, with amino-acid sequence MSPALIFGFAVVLIGGGLTAVYFLLSGNDVHRRLAELNLDAPGEKAGSTSGVAIHKLLDASQKRTLAKKLTEGGWYDVTPVKFSAYMLVGAGVGAVLGVLAGIYFGKIDVMSVGVFLAFTVGGFMTPNGLLDRAIGARKKSIQRELPNFLDMVSTSVEAGTALSQSLNIAMDAVAGPLRKELELVNDDIRLGRSRGEALAAMAHRVREPDLTTCVTAIVQAERLGGNIAGVLESLGTEARERRMLRAEEIAATLPVKMVFPMAFFMLPSLLMIIFGGIAAKYYGH; translated from the coding sequence ATGAGCCCAGCACTGATTTTCGGATTTGCAGTCGTGCTCATCGGCGGCGGCTTGACGGCGGTGTATTTCCTCTTGAGCGGCAACGACGTTCACCGCAGGCTCGCCGAACTCAACCTCGACGCTCCCGGCGAAAAGGCCGGCAGCACCAGCGGGGTCGCGATCCACAAGCTTTTGGATGCATCGCAAAAGCGCACGCTCGCCAAAAAATTGACCGAAGGCGGTTGGTACGACGTTACGCCGGTGAAGTTTTCGGCGTATATGCTCGTGGGCGCCGGCGTCGGTGCCGTACTGGGCGTGCTCGCCGGGATCTACTTCGGCAAGATCGACGTCATGTCGGTCGGCGTCTTTCTGGCGTTCACCGTCGGCGGATTCATGACGCCTAACGGATTGCTCGACCGCGCGATCGGCGCGCGCAAGAAAAGCATCCAGCGCGAGCTTCCGAACTTTCTCGACATGGTTTCGACTAGCGTGGAGGCGGGAACGGCGCTTAGCCAATCGCTGAACATCGCGATGGACGCCGTGGCGGGTCCGCTGCGCAAGGAGCTCGAGCTGGTCAACGACGACATTCGGCTCGGACGGTCTCGCGGTGAAGCGCTGGCAGCAATGGCGCATCGCGTTCGCGAGCCCGATCTAACGACGTGCGTCACCGCCATCGTTCAAGCCGAGCGATTGGGCGGCAATATTGCCGGCGTGCTGGAATCGCTTGGAACCGAAGCTCGCGAGCGGCGCATGCTTCGTGCCGAAGAGATTGCAGCGACGCTGCCGGTCAAGATGGTTTTCCCGATGGCATTCTTCATGCTGCCGTCGCTTCTGATGATTATTTTTGGCGGTATCGCAGCGAAGTATTACGGTCATTAA
- a CDS encoding prepilin peptidase, with the protein MAAAFATALLGALIFGAAGACGIVAAAAIVPKLPKLEDAPPAVDFPPASLVIGAAAIGAAMGVRMPPVALLVITAIVIVGLAAVWYCDAKTGIIPDVFTMVPLGIVIIYGLTQQQWMVLISTLVMFVPFGILALVSKGRGMGWGDAKLAALGGALLGIGSATVAFVLASFVAALAAWLKYRKRNAPIAMGPYLVAAIAASLPFTF; encoded by the coding sequence TTGGCTGCAGCGTTCGCAACGGCGCTGCTTGGCGCGCTGATCTTCGGTGCCGCCGGTGCGTGCGGAATCGTAGCCGCAGCGGCGATCGTACCAAAGCTTCCGAAACTCGAAGACGCCCCGCCGGCTGTTGATTTTCCCCCCGCGAGCCTCGTCATCGGCGCCGCCGCGATCGGCGCCGCTATGGGCGTGCGAATGCCGCCTGTGGCGCTGCTCGTGATCACCGCGATCGTGATCGTCGGCTTGGCGGCGGTGTGGTACTGCGACGCTAAAACCGGCATCATCCCCGACGTCTTCACCATGGTACCGCTTGGAATCGTTATTATTTACGGTTTGACGCAGCAGCAGTGGATGGTTTTGATCTCAACCCTTGTCATGTTTGTGCCGTTTGGCATTCTCGCGTTGGTGTCAAAAGGTCGCGGCATGGGGTGGGGAGATGCTAAGCTGGCAGCGTTGGGCGGCGCACTCCTCGGTATCGGCTCGGCGACGGTCGCCTTCGTCCTGGCATCCTTCGTCGCTGCACTCGCGGCATGGTTGAAATACCGCAAGCGCAATGCTCCCATCGCGATGGGACCCTACCTCGTCGCCGCCATCGCGGCGTCGCTGCCGTTTACGTTCTAG
- a CDS encoding DUF192 domain-containing protein, with product MIGELYDARTGRLLVKRLVAADTLWASTVGFLGRTRVDDDEAMWFDGCSAIHTLGMRVSIDVVFVDRGGVVLHVAADVKPWRLWVARTGARSVLELAAGNARRQGITAATALETRWLSRT from the coding sequence GTGATCGGCGAGCTGTACGACGCTCGAACCGGCCGGCTGCTCGTAAAGCGTCTCGTCGCCGCCGATACCCTGTGGGCTAGCACGGTTGGCTTTCTTGGGCGCACACGTGTCGACGACGACGAAGCGATGTGGTTCGACGGCTGCTCGGCGATTCACACACTGGGCATGCGCGTTTCCATCGATGTCGTGTTCGTCGACCGCGGCGGCGTGGTGCTCCACGTCGCAGCCGACGTGAAGCCGTGGCGCCTCTGGGTTGCACGCACCGGCGCGCGCAGCGTTCTGGAACTGGCGGCGGGAAATGCCCGGCGGCAAGGCATAACGGCTGCAACGGCGTTGGAAACTCGATGGCTCTCGCGTACGTAG